A window of Candidatus Poribacteria bacterium genomic DNA:
CTACGCACCGCAGAATCCCTATATCGGTCAAGATGCTTTCCGTGTCATTCAACGCAAAGCGAATCCGATAAAATGGTCGCTCTTTTCGTTGATTATCCGTCAGCATGAACGGACGCTTGATTGGCTTGCGGAACAGCCCTTCGTTGATGCCGATCGGATTGGGTTTTATGGATTATCCTACGGTGGTAAAACGGCGATGCGTGTCCCCGCAGTGCTTGAACGTTACGCCTGTTCTATCTGTTCCGCTGATTTCAACGAGTGGATCGTCAAAAATGCGACGTTTGACTCTGGCTACAGTTATATGTTCACGGGTGAATACGAGATGCCGGAGTTCGATTTGGGAAACACATTCAACTACGGTGAGATGGCAGGATTGATTGCGCCGCGTCCGTTCATGGTGGAACGTGGGCATGACGACGGTGTCGCGCCCGATGAATGGGTGGCGCATGAATTCGCTGTCGTCCGGCGGCTTTATGTTCGGTTAGGTATCGCTGATAGAACGGAGATCGAATTCTTTGATGGCGGACACCAGATTAATTCTGATCGGACGTTCCGATTCCTACATCGGCACCTCGATTGGCCCGAACCTTCTTCTTCTGTCTGAACCAGGATTTATAGGATTCACAGATTTTCAAGATTACGCTGGTGTCCTACTTTTTGCTCAGAAAGCGGAAACGGGTCCCTGCTGACAACTGAGAACTGACTACTGACAACTATTAAAAACCATGCTTTATTCTATCATCGTTAGTGCAGGATTAGAGAACATCGCACGCGAGGAGTTATCCGCGCGTTTTGAAACCAATCTGAAAATCCTGGAACGTAAACCGCAGCGCATCATCTTCCAATATGCGGGTAACCCGCGTGAGCTGCTATCTCTGCGAACAGCCGAACATCTCTTTCTCATTCTAAAGCGGATACCAAAGATGACACGCTCGCGCAGTTCATTGGCAGTGCTGCGTGGTTCACTGACGCGTTTAAGTTTCAAGGAGCTGTTCGAGTGCTGTCGGCAGGTGGGTATCAATGTGCGGAAACGGATGCCGTTTCGCGTGACGAGTCGGTTGTCTGGCAAACGCAACTTCCGCCGTCTCGACCTGCAGCGCGTGATTGAGCGCGCCTTATCGGAGCGCGGGTGGTATTTGGCATCGACTCAAGCAGCACTGGATGTCTGGGCAGAGGTACACGGAGACGATGGCTATATCAGTATCAAACTTTCCCCAAACGATATGGCACAGCGTCCATATAAACAGGCGCATATCCCCGCGTCCCTCAAACCGACGTTGGCGTATAGCATGGTGCGCCTTTCAAAACCCCATCCGGACGATGTCTTTTTAGACGCTATGTGTGGTGCTGGGACGATTCTTTTGGAACGTGCACTTATCGGTCGCTACCGTTATCTCATCGGTGGTGATGTCTCTACAGAGGCGTTAGATGCTACCGTGATGAATTTCGGCAGGAAACATCAACCCCGTCAATTTTTCCATTGGGATGCACGCACTTTACCACTACAACCGAACACAGTTGATAAAATCGTCTGTAATCTCCCATTCGGTGAGACTATCGGAAACATTCCTCAGTTGACGAATCTATATCGGCACTGTCTCAAGGAGTATGCACGCGTCTTGAAACCGAGGGGGAGGATGGTGCTGCTCACCTCGCAACGTACACTTCTCAATGACGAGCTGGAAAAACTGCGTTTTCTCGGTGTTCAGCAACGGTTGACAGTCGATGTCCGTGGAAAACAAGCATGGATATATGTCATCCGGTTTACATAATAATTTCTACCATATATGCTATACTTTTTCCAGAACGTACATAAAAGCGGAAGTTTTATGTCGCGTATCCCTGCCTTTTCGATGGCAACTCTACTTCTTTTCAACATGATTCCTGTTGGTTTCGCACAACAGAATCCCATACAAGCACAAGCAGAAACCGATGCACATAGGGACGTAAACCACGATATGAGAGAAAGTTTGTGGTTTATGTCAGGACTGGTGGGTAGTAGCGTGGGTTTTGCCGCGGGCGGTGTCGGAGCGTGTTTATCCGGGTTGCTTATAGAAGATACTAATAGTTGTATATATTCTATCTCTGAAGACCCGATGGTGAGTTGTAGCATCGCAGGTGCTATCTTTTGCGGGACTTTGGTCGTGCCAGCCGCTGTTTTCATATATCCGCATAATCCAAGTCCACCGCTGGAGCGACTTCTCGGTAAATCACCGGAATACATCGAAGCCTATCTCCACGCCTATAGATCAAAAACAGTATCGCTTCGGAAAAGGTGGATAACGGTGGGGTCCCTCACCTCTAACTTGGGTATGGGCGCGATGCTACTATTCATGATTAACGACTTATGATGCTACAATTTTTTGACGAAGCCCGGTGCGGTTAGAAACCGCACCTACCGGGACCCCTCACCATTTGCAATTCAAGGAGATGCTTTATGTTCCGTATATCCGCCTTTTTGATGGCAACCTTATTGATTCTCAGCACGACACCTGTCAGTTTTGCGCAACAGAATTCCGTGCAGGCACAAGCGGAAGCCGATGCGAATTCCGATATGTCAGATACGGCAAAAGCGATGTTGTTTATGTTAGGTGGGTTGGGTAGCACTGCGGGGTGCCTCATAGGTTGTGTCGGAGGGTGCTTGTTAGGAACACGGATGGATGGAGGATCTGATGTTTTATTTTCTCCTGCCGAGGTAGGTTGCGCTGCCGCAAGTGCTATCCTTCTTGGTGCCTTCGCAATGCCGCTCGGTGTGGACCTGTATCCACACAACGTA
This region includes:
- a CDS encoding methyltransferase domain-containing protein — protein: MLYSIIVSAGLENIAREELSARFETNLKILERKPQRIIFQYAGNPRELLSLRTAEHLFLILKRIPKMTRSRSSLAVLRGSLTRLSFKELFECCRQVGINVRKRMPFRVTSRLSGKRNFRRLDLQRVIERALSERGWYLASTQAALDVWAEVHGDDGYISIKLSPNDMAQRPYKQAHIPASLKPTLAYSMVRLSKPHPDDVFLDAMCGAGTILLERALIGRYRYLIGGDVSTEALDATVMNFGRKHQPRQFFHWDARTLPLQPNTVDKIVCNLPFGETIGNIPQLTNLYRHCLKEYARVLKPRGRMVLLTSQRTLLNDELEKLRFLGVQQRLTVDVRGKQAWIYVIRFT